TGCGCAAGCATACTATTCAGACCATTAGGACCACTTGACTCTTCTTCGGCAGAAGCTACAATTACAATATTATGAGACATCCCCTCACGCTCATAAAAATATACAAACGCTGTTAATAAGCCCACAAGACTTGCACCTGCATCATTACTTCCTAGACCGTACAATTTTCCGTCCTTAATTTCGGCATTATAAGGATCTCTCGTATATCCTTTATTTGGCTTAACCGTATCGTGGTGGGAGTTGAGAAGCAATAACGGTTTTGACGCGTCATAATGTTTATTAAATGCATAGATATTATTACGCTTTCGCGAAAGCGTAATCCCCTTCTCCTCTAGCCAGTTTATAATAAGTAAAGCTGTGCCGTCTTCTTCACTAGAAAAACTTTGTGTCTCAATGAGTGATTGTAGTAATGCTACGGCGCTATCTATTTGAGTTTTTAAAGACATAGTGTCGTGTGTTTTGTAGTGTTATCACTCAGAATGTCAACCTCGCCCAGATGCACTCTCATAACGCCTTGATCGAGCGCCTCAAAAGCAGTATCTAGTTTAGGAATCATACCTTCAAATATTTGTCCCGCTGTTTTCATCTCTTTATAAAGCCCTTTATCTATGCGCGTTACTATCGATTCATCATTATTTACATCTTCAAGGACACCTGGTTTTGTAAAACAATAAAACAACTGAACGTTATAGAGAGAGCTCATTGCTACCGCGATTTTGGCAGCGAGTGTATCTGCATTGGTGTTGAGCAATTGCCCATTACCATCGTGCGTAATTGCAGAAAATACGGGCACTTTACCGTCAGAAAGGAGGTCATTTATAAAACTCACATTCACTCTATCTATATCTCCCACAAAACCATAATCTACCGTCGTCACTTCGCGTTTATGCGCTCTCACGACATCACCATCTGCGCCAGAAAGTCCTATGGTGTTCTTACCTTTTGCCTGCAGGCCAGCGACAAGCTTCTTATTGAGAAGTCCGGCATACACCATCGTCACAACCTCTAGCGTAATTTCATCTGTCACCCTTCTCCCGTCTACTTTTACTGGAACATAACCCAGCTGCTCTTGTAGGGTAGATGCTTTATTTCCTCCACCGTGTATGATAATTGCAGGACCAGAAATTGCCTTAAAATGCGTGTAAAATGAGGTGAGTAGCTCATCATAATCTACAATGTCTCCACCTATTTTTACTACGGTAAGTTGCTGTTTATTTATCATTATCGAGTATGTTTTTAAGCACCCATTGTGCAGCCCACGTTCTATTACCAGCTTGCTGGATTACAGCGCTTGACTCGGTGTCTAGTACATCATCTGCAATGACAACGTTACGACGCACAGGTAGACAATGCATTACTTTGGCTTGATTGGTTTCCTTAAGTTTTTCGGCATTAATCATCCAGTTACTGTCTTGCGATTGCACCTTACCATAATTTTCATAGCTGCTCCAGTTTTTCACATAAATGATATCGGCATTTGCAAAGGCTTCTTTCTGATTATGAATCACAGGTACTTCACCACGTATTTCTGGATTGAGATCATACCCCTCTGGATTAGTAATTGTGAAATTTACATTTGCCTTTTGCATCGTCTGTACAAATGAGTTTGCGACTGCGTGCGGCAAGGCTTTAGGATGTGGCGCCCAGGTCAACACAACATTAGGCTTTTTATTTGCTGCACGTAGACTTTCGGAGAGTTCGTAAATCGTGATTGCATCTGTAAACCCTTGTAACGGATGCGCCGTACTGCTCTCTAGATTTACAACGGGCACACTCCCATATTGCATAAATGCAGAAAGCACGACCTCTAGCTCATCTTGACTTTTATCTACCAGCCCTGGAAAAGCTCTCACGGCAAGTACATCACAATATTGCGATAACACCTGCGCAGCCTCTTTGATATGCTCTGCTTTTGTACCATCCATCACAGTACCATCTTCAAACTCTAGTTGCCAGCTATCACTGTTTACATTGAGTGTCATCGTTTCCATCCCAAGATTTTTGGCAGCCTTTTCAGTGCTTAGTCTAGTACGTAAGCTCGAGTTAAAAAATAGAAGACCTAAGATTTTTTGTTTTCCCGCTTTCGCGAAAGCGTACGGATACTCCTTCATATACAGCGCTTCTTTAATCGCCATTTCTAAATTAGGAATATCA
The genomic region above belongs to Dokdonia sp. Dokd-P16 and contains:
- the argB gene encoding acetylglutamate kinase, translating into MINKQQLTVVKIGGDIVDYDELLTSFYTHFKAISGPAIIIHGGGNKASTLQEQLGYVPVKVDGRRVTDEITLEVVTMVYAGLLNKKLVAGLQAKGKNTIGLSGADGDVVRAHKREVTTVDYGFVGDIDRVNVSFINDLLSDGKVPVFSAITHDGNGQLLNTNADTLAAKIAVAMSSLYNVQLFYCFTKPGVLEDVNNDESIVTRIDKGLYKEMKTAGQIFEGMIPKLDTAFEALDQGVMRVHLGEVDILSDNTTKHTTLCL
- a CDS encoding N-acetylornithine carbamoyltransferase; translated protein: MKNYISINDIPNLEMAIKEALYMKEYPYAFAKAGKQKILGLLFFNSSLRTRLSTEKAAKNLGMETMTLNVNSDSWQLEFEDGTVMDGTKAEHIKEAAQVLSQYCDVLAVRAFPGLVDKSQDELEVVLSAFMQYGSVPVVNLESSTAHPLQGFTDAITIYELSESLRAANKKPNVVLTWAPHPKALPHAVANSFVQTMQKANVNFTITNPEGYDLNPEIRGEVPVIHNQKEAFANADIIYVKNWSSYENYGKVQSQDSNWMINAEKLKETNQAKVMHCLPVRRNVVIADDVLDTESSAVIQQAGNRTWAAQWVLKNILDNDK